One genomic window of Lytechinus variegatus isolate NC3 chromosome 1, Lvar_3.0, whole genome shotgun sequence includes the following:
- the LOC121406594 gene encoding zinc transporter 2-like, with translation MAETNENGDILMSSLSVDGHQRSYGALKSDDTNKESPINPQRQVILEGAKLRLIFALSLCTLIVIAEIVGSILSGSLAILADAGHLLTDIVTYIISLTSIWLAQKPPSKTYTYGLLRAEVVGALFSIILSICLAIVLSYFATMRIVNRDFDIDGEVMLIISVVNFMGNIIQIFQLQFGFCCCTNQCGGDDESLLPGGHGHSHGSLLGGSDDKSDGDITNHMNVRAACLHIIGDSIFGFGLFVGALIIFFKPEYKIIDPILTIIFGILVLLTLFNLFRESIHILMAGKPGSLDYDEVKRRLIEINGVEGVHSLRIWSLTSDVHLICAHLVLSRFYDGRPVDVLVVLQEARQILETHFRVVHSTIQIETGVEEGVQFMCAKTTG, from the exons atggcagaaacaaatgaaaatgg GGATATATTGATGTCTAGCTTGTCAGTTGATGGACATCAGAGAAGTTATGGAGCCTTGAAATCAGATGATACAAATAAGGAGAGTCCAATCAATCCTCAGAGACAGGTCATACTCGAAGGAGCTAAATTACGTCTCATTTTCGCTCTCTCGCTTTGTACGCTCATAGTGATAGCAGAAATCGTAG GAAGTATTTTATCTGGAAGTTTAGCTATTTTGGCTGATGCAGGTCATCTTCTCACCGATATAGTCACTTACATCATTAGTCTAACTTCTATCTGGCTTGCACAGAAACCCCCATCTAAAACCTACACATATGGCTTGTTACGTGCTG AGGTTGTTGGAGCTCTATTTTCAATCATCCTGTCAATCTGTCTTGCTATAGTCCTCTCATATTTTGCAACCATGAGGATTGTCAATCGCGACTTCGACATCGATGGCGAGGTTATGCTCATTATCAGCGTTGTCAACTTCATGGGGAATATCAT CCAGATATTTCAACTCCAATTCGGGTTTTGCTGTTGTACTAATCAatgtggcggtgatgatgagaGCTTGCTCCCCGGTGGTCATGGGCACAGTCATGGTTCACTACTCGGTGGTTCAGATGATAAAAGTGATGGTGATATTACCAATCATATGAATGTACGAGCTGCATGTCTGCATATAATTGGAGACTCAATCTTTGGTTTTGGGCTTTTTGTCGGGGCTTTAATCATCTTCTTCAAG CCGGAGTATAAAATCATTGACCCGATCCTGACGATTATCTTTGGTATACTCGTACTTCTAACTCTCTTCAATCTTTTCAGGGAAAGCATCCACATTCTCATGGCAG GTAAACCTGGAAGCTTAGATTACGATGAGGTTAAACGaagattgattgaaataaacgGAGTTGAGGGTGTACACTCGCTTAGAATATGGTCTCTGACTTCAGATGTTCATCTGATTTGTGCTCATCTTGTTTTAT CACGGTTCTATGACGGGCGACCAGTAGATGTTCTAGTTGTACTACAAGAAGCTCGTCAAATTCTTGAGACTCACTTCCGAGTGGTTCACTCCACTATTCAAATAGAAACAGGTGTAGAAGAAGGCGTGCAGTTTATGTGTGCTAAAACTACTGGATGA